CCCAAGCGCGAGGATCATCCCGGCGGCCAGCGCGTAGTCAGCGTCGTGATATGTGGGCCGGAACGGCACAACCGGCACCTCGCGCAGTTCTGCCCAACGCTCGATCTCGCGGCCAAAGAAGTAGTCCACATGCGCCTGTGTCCGCTTGGCGAAGGGCAGACTGCCTTGCGCCTCGACCACGGGCGACAGCGGGATGGGGCGATGCACGAGGGTCAGGTTGTGCTGTGCGCACAGCGCCATGACCCGGGCCGATCCCAGATAGGCAAAGGCGGAATGGGCGGAGTAGTAGTAGATGAGGTCGGTCATGCAGTGCACGCTAGGCATCAATTCCGCGCCAGGCAATGCGCGCGGCATTGTTTTGGGCCGGTCACGGTGCCAGTCTGGCACGCATGGGACTGTTCCGCTCAGCCATCGCCGCCACGCTTGTCGCCACCCTGCCCTCGACCGGGTTTGCCACGGGCTGTGCCCGCGACGCGATGCTGGTCTTTGACGGGTCGGCGTCGATGGACGAGTTGAGCTTTGACGTCTCGCGCAAGACCCGCATCGTGGACGCCCGCGATGCGCTGCGGGATGCGCTGCCCGACATCACCCCGTTCCGCCGCGTGGGCCTTCTGACCTATGGGCCGGGGGCGAATGCCGACAGCTGCGACAATATCGACTTGCGCTTTGGCCCCCGCGACGATGCGGCGGTGGACATCATCACACAGATCGATGGCATGCAGCCCAAGGGGTTGACGGCGCTGGCGGCGTCCGTCCGTACCGCCGCCGACGCGCTGGATTATCGCAACCGAGCAGGCATCGTGGTGCTGGTGACGGACGGAAACGAGACCTGCGGCGGGCGGCCTTGTGCGTTGGGGTCCGCCCTGGCGGCGGAGGCGCGCGACCTGACCGTCCACGTGATCGGCTTTCAGGTGGTCGTTGACTTTTTCAGCTGGGACAACCCCGAACAAGTAGACGTGGGCGCGGGCAACACGGTGGCCAAGTGCTTGGCGGACCGGACCGGCGGGCTGTATGTGTCGAGCGAGACGGTGGATGAGTTGGCCGATGCGCTTAGGGCGACGTTGGGCTGCGCGTTGATTGGCAACGTGCACCCGCAAAGCGAACGATCAACCCGCCCATCCTAATTCGCAGCGTAGCAGTACGAAAAGTAAGCCGCTCTATGATGTTTTACACGCAGGTTCTTGATCGTAGTAACCACCGCCAAGCGCCAGATCGTATAGTATGGTCGAGACACAACTAACTTCGAAATTTTGTTCCAAATAGCCCAAATCAGCAAAAACAAAATTACGGCGCTGCAAATAGAATGGAAGTGGATGAATCCGATAGTGAAGGGACACAGTCGTCGTCCGTTTGGTATGACTGGAGTCCATACTTGCGATGTCTGCAACTTTAATACCCGCGCTACGCATAAAGTCACTTTGGATGGCAGTCTCAAAACCGTTTAAAAGGAAGACAATAACATCAAATTCATCAAGTGATTGCGGCACACGTTCTGATACACGAGGATCACGTGGGACGGGCACCCCATTGAGTATCAGATCAAATGTGACACGGTCAGTTT
This DNA window, taken from uncultured Tateyamaria sp., encodes the following:
- a CDS encoding VWA domain-containing protein → MGLFRSAIAATLVATLPSTGFATGCARDAMLVFDGSASMDELSFDVSRKTRIVDARDALRDALPDITPFRRVGLLTYGPGANADSCDNIDLRFGPRDDAAVDIITQIDGMQPKGLTALAASVRTAADALDYRNRAGIVVLVTDGNETCGGRPCALGSALAAEARDLTVHVIGFQVVVDFFSWDNPEQVDVGAGNTVAKCLADRTGGLYVSSETVDELADALRATLGCALIGNVHPQSERSTRPS